The following is a genomic window from Carassius gibelio isolate Cgi1373 ecotype wild population from Czech Republic chromosome B20, carGib1.2-hapl.c, whole genome shotgun sequence.
GCCACAGTTTCGACAATGTCTCCACTTACACATCTGGCCATGCCTCCAAGACCTTCAATCCCTACTGGACAACTTCCTATCTTAAGAACACCACTCAAACATCCATCAGACATACCTACATCTCGATTGGTTCTTTTGTTTTATTGGTGTCTCTCCTCTTTTTTTTCCTGTACTGCTGCAGTTTCAACAACTCGAATAGGGCAAAATCACCTTCGGGAAAGCAGCGGTTCTCCAAACATCATAACATGCTCATATTCATGTTgtccttgttcttttttttctatgttgGAAGTGAGGTGGCGTATGGttcctttatatttatttatggcaAAGACTATGTTGGAATGAACGAGGTTCAGGCAGCAGGACTGAATTCACTCTTCTGGGGAACGTTTGCAGCTGGTCGTGGTCTGGCCATATTTTTTGCGGCTTGTCTGCGCCCAGGCATTCTGATCCTACTGAGTCTAGTGGGCACCACAGTTTCCGCGCTGCTGCTTTGTCTTTTTAACCAAAATCCCCCTATGCTCTGGGCGTGCACTGCTATGTATGGTGTCTCTATGTCTACCACTTTTCCTAGTGGAATTTCATGGGTTGAGCAGTACACGACTGTGACAGGGTGGTCAGCTGCGGTATTTGTGGTGGGTGCAGCTTTTGGAGAAATGGTTCTCCCAGCTCTCTTGGGCTTCTTACTGGGGCAGGTGCAGAATCAACCGTTGCTAATGTACCTGGCACTTGGCACATCCACCTTCACTTCTATCTTGTTCCCTGTCTTGTACAAATTAGCGTCACAAGGAGGGGAGGCCACCTTGCGGAAAACACCAGGGAAATGCACCAAGGGTGCTGATGATAGTGAGTATCGGCAAGCACTCCTGGACAAtgcagaggaagaagaggagctgGAAAATGAAAGTGAAGCTGACCAGTGGAATGATGCAGACTTTGAGGTGATAGAGATGGACGATGCCAGTCTATTGAGCTCTCCTTCTAAAGCCTCAGTGCCACCTGATGTTGCAGCCAGTGCATTTCCTGCCCAATCAGTGACTGCCCCATTGCCAGCACCCTCAAGAGACCCCACAACCCTGGCCTCTCTGTCTCACACGCTGCCCTTTTCCACAGACTCTCCCAGACGCAAACTGTTAATGTCCCTCAACAGGGAGAAGAAAGACTAATATGTTTTGAATATCTACAATCAAAGAAGTCTCAGACTTTAGCTCTTAGCCAGGAACTGAGAAGtggctgctttttctttttttcttgggtGAAAAGATCACACTTGCCAGTTGATTTGGTACTTTCTTAATGCCAGCTGCATGCTTGACGTTCATTACATAAGGCAACATAACCCACTCCAAGTCTGTTTCTGCTCTCCACTGTACAGGATTATcctaaaaaaagtgtaattagcATATTGTACATTTAATTGAGAATCGTCCTGTTATTTCAGATCAGCCGAATTATTGGACACCATGTATGTTAGGTAGGATGTTGGACTATATCTCTTCTCTCATTTGTTATTGTTGATTAATTGACCATGAATTGAAGTATTTTGTACAATGGTTACCAGCACAATTCACAAGTTCACTAGTCTGTGAAATTAAGACACCCATTTTTGATTTGTATGGTCAGAATGAATGTATAAagttacattaataatattttgatgcTGAAGTCTTTGTTGAaagtcaattcaattcaattcaagtttatttgtatagcgctttttacaatacaaatcgttacaaagcaactttacagaaaattatgtttctacaatatttagtagtagctagtagtttgtgcacgtttgacaggattttagaaaaaaaataaaataataataataatacaagacgtagtcagctagacgatgaactatcaatattattaattaatagttattaatgatgcagtcacacatgtagcaataattgttagttctgtttgttgattcagggtcagcatcatctggggtcctctgagggtcagcatcatctcttctccggtgttctggatccagactggagcttgtgtaaatcctacccgtggcaaaacatagaaacaaaatagagacatcattagcatagctgctgatccaacaaagtaaaattagtttaacccccaagctaatgaataagaatgcacatttgatcagatgcaactacactcacaatttaaaagatacattattcgtatgctcggcgaaagagatgtgtttttaatctagatttaaatagagagtgtgtctgaaccccgaacattatcaggaaggctattccagagtttgggagccaaatgtgagaaagctctgcctcctttagtggactttgctatcctaggaacgaccaaaagtccagcgttttgtgaccttagggtgcgtgatgggttgtagcatggtagaaggctagttaggtacgcaggagctaaaccatttagggccttataggtaagtaatgataatttgtaactgataaggaaacttaataggtagccagtgcagagactgtaaaattggggtaatatgatcatattttcttgacctcgtaaggactcttgctgctgcattttggacgacctgtagcttgtttattgaagaagcaggacaaccacctagaagtgcattacaatagtccagtctagaggtcatgaatgcatgaactagcttttctgcatcagaaacagataacatgtttcgtagcttgggaatgtttctaagatggaagaatgcagtttttgtaacattggaaatatgattttcaaaagacaaattgctgtctaatataacacccagatttctgactgtagaggaagtaacagtacatccgtctagttgcagattgtaatctacaagattctgtgtagtatTTTTTGGACGGGTCGACTGGGGGCCATAGTGGAGAGTGATGCCGAACCTCCTCTCAACCAGTCAGCCCTGAGCGACCTCTCCTGGTCccacgaaacacgaccaggcgggtacCCTCAAAACCATTTCCTATATCCCGCTCAGTGGCTGGAGAGGAAGTATCAAAGAACATACTGCTGGATCTTGGTGATGggagtccttctgtgacaatCGTGacccagagaaacacagggagagagaaagaTCCAAACTCAGATATGTTTATTGGGATAATCCAAATTGTGGTCAAAAaacagccaaggtcaaaaccaaacaatcagtccaaaacaagtaaacaaaagagagaacaggaaagggaatggaacgggaactcggaggacgagaagacagtgaagtgcctaaggggaagtgagcccactagtggacacccagggaaacagagactagacagcgtgacaaattaaccatggttttattgtagGCCTAGTAAAAcggcttaattttattttgtgggaTTTGTGAAAGCTTGagacataaaatcataaaatcaatCAGGGATCTACAACATTTTTGCATATGGGCCCTGGCTGAGTCGTATGGAGGACTCCTACCGCACTGACAACATTGGAGAAGGAAACGGGCtatcataaaacaataataataaataaccaagtaattttttttttacttttttagattATTTCTATGCCTATCAAAGACAAAACTTATTGTCgtgaaaattataattttttgtgaaAGAATTAATTATTGTGAATAGTTAATAATTGtgaaattatgtttaatttaaaaatcgCAAAGAATAACAAAAGGTTTAACgatgttgtaataatttttcaatattttgaatATACTGAGTGTACTTGGGTCTAATATTTTAAACGTAACTTGTTTGTTAATAGATATGCCTATTTGTGTGGACAGGACAAACACAATTGGATCTAATTCCAACACGGCATAACGCCGTCTATTTGAAATATGACGCTGGAATAGATTAGCCTACCTGTTGCTATGATTGCAAACAAAGtggttattgaatttgtcatcaGTGATCATatctaaaaaatttaaaatttaaatttttaaaaatttaaaatattctgtaaaatataattatatttttccaaataaaacaagcttgaggtttaaaaaaaaagaagaaaagaaaagaagaataaGTTAACCATGAAATCATTATGCAGTGATTTGCAATGTGTTCTAGTTAGCAAAATAGTGAAGGAAAAAAACGAACCTTTCAAAGCGAATTAACTGAATCactgttttaaaagtttttgaaaCAACACATGCTAGTGACGCCTGCTGGTCAAAACTGTGTTAATGCAACAAActcaaaaacatgcataaaacagcTTTCACAAACTTTTGGAAAAAATATTGGAAGTactttataatatattacatt
Proteins encoded in this region:
- the mfsd4b gene encoding sodium-dependent glucose transporter 1 isoform X3; translated protein: MPFAEAAPKKKQVRFAKMEEGIGHDEQEEDTLFDKRKDVKKGLKSALKRGKGALKPGIDQVDVVGNTGACRRWLISLALCASFLGLGMAISVLGPTFEDLALNVNKNISNLSYIFVGRSSGYIGGSLLGGILFDYVNPHLLLGFSMLITAFGMSGTPFCTNSWLLTVLMSGVGVSMGVLDTGGNVLILNTWGEQAGPHMQALHFSFAAGAFASPIIAKVLFGHSFDNVSTYTSGHASKTFNPYWTTSYLKNTTQTSIRHTYISIGSFVLLVSLLFFFLYCCSFNNSNRAKSPSGKQRFSKHHNMLIFMLSLFFFFYVGSEVAYGSFIFIYGKDYVGMNEVQAAGLNSLFWGTFAAGRGLAIFFAACLRPGILILLSLVGTTVSALLLCLFNQNPPMLWACTAMYGVSMSTTFPSGISWVEQYTTVTGWSAAVFVVGAAFGEMVLPALLGFLLGQVQNQPLLMYLALGTSTFTSILFPVLYKLASQGGEATLRKTPGKCTKGADDSEYRQALLDNAEEEEELENESEADQWNDADFEVIEMDDATLLSSPSKASVPPDVAASAFPAQSVTAPLPAPTTLASLSHTLPFSTDSPPTQTVNFPQQGED
- the mfsd4b gene encoding sodium-dependent glucose transporter 1 isoform X1, translated to MPFAEAAPKKKQVRFAKMEEGIGHDEQEEDTLFDKRKDVKKGLKSALKRGKGALKPGIDQVDVVGNTGACRRWLISLALCASFLGLGMAISVLGPTFEDLALNVNKNISNLSYIFVGRSSGYIGGSLLGGILFDYVNPHLLLGFSMLITAFGMSGTPFCTNSWLLTVLMSGVGVSMGVLDTGGNVLILNTWGEQAGPHMQALHFSFAAGAFASPIIAKVLFGHSFDNVSTYTSGHASKTFNPYWTTSYLKNTTQTSIRHTYISIGSFVLLVSLLFFFLYCCSFNNSNRAKSPSGKQRFSKHHNMLIFMLSLFFFFYVGSEVAYGSFIFIYGKDYVGMNEVQAAGLNSLFWGTFAAGRGLAIFFAACLRPGILILLSLVGTTVSALLLCLFNQNPPMLWACTAMYGVSMSTTFPSGISWVEQYTTVTGWSAAVFVVGAAFGEMVLPALLGFLLGQVQNQPLLMYLALGTSTFTSILFPVLYKLASQGGEATLRKTPGKCTKGADDSEYRQALLDNAEEEEELENESEADQWNDADFEVIEMDDASLLSSPSKASVPPDVAASAFPAQSVTAPLPAPSRDPTTLASLSHTLPFSTDSPRRKLLMSLNREKKD